In a genomic window of Taylorella equigenitalis ATCC 35865:
- a CDS encoding penicillin-binding protein 1A, producing the protein MSKKVNTTSKKPSKAKGGSFFSRYILKPFVFLLGLGLCFLLVAVLAIKMTWSSLPDLNAMTEYKPRLPMYVYSSDGVLLGEYGDERRNVLNLQEIPLIMRQAILSAEDDGFYHHGGVDWKSMGRAVLANFTSGRHSQGASTITMQVARNFYLSSEKKLTRKFYELLLTYKIEQTLTKDQILELYMNQIYLGHRSYGFAAAARTYFNKSLSDITLAEAAALATIPKSPSRTNPRTNLKAVKIRQKYVLGRMVELGYITQKQMDDALKEPLVPQVVEVERDKNYTLFGQYVSETARQLIYSMYGENTYGRGLKVVTTVKSDDQRAAYKAVRNGVMSYTRRKPYPGPAGNIDLPAGVENDQDAMVDILSKMHEDYPDNDELIGALVLSASPSKVTVMRNVGEVIELEKDQLKTVQRALKSNADSKVRIKRGSVVYLEQIKVKDEYLWSIINLPIVQGSLIAMDPKDGAIKAMIGGFDFTHGGFNRTTQAWRQPGSTFKPFVYAAAIEKGLTPESNISDQPFVLSGRQTGGKPWTPKNYGNSYTVSQTLRRGLYKSKNMVSIRVLKIAGADYTAQFLTRMGFDMKNQPPKGAYLTMALGAGSVTPLQMASSYSIFANGGYRINPYLIDYVEDLNVQETEPVIIMKARPIKAGDEANRAIDARTAWIMNNLLHGVATSGTGARATAILKRRDLHGKTGTTNRSVDAWFVGYTPELVAVTWLGFDQPTPLGNRETGGGLAMPLWIDFMQVALKDIPQAKPTPKPQGIIEAGGNYYLKEYPPGKAIANVGVDGLPTTHLVAPVFTSISTRPQAPDGIGDLIKSITPNSGSSN; encoded by the coding sequence TTAGCTATCAAGATGACATGGTCGTCATTGCCAGACCTAAATGCTATGACAGAGTACAAACCTAGGTTACCTATGTATGTATATTCTAGCGATGGAGTACTTTTAGGAGAATATGGAGATGAAAGGCGTAACGTTCTTAATCTTCAAGAAATCCCTCTAATTATGAGGCAGGCCATACTTTCAGCTGAGGATGATGGCTTTTACCATCATGGCGGTGTAGATTGGAAGTCTATGGGACGTGCGGTATTAGCGAATTTTACTTCTGGTCGTCACAGTCAGGGTGCAAGTACCATAACTATGCAGGTAGCACGTAATTTCTACCTATCATCTGAGAAAAAACTTACTCGTAAATTCTATGAGTTACTGCTTACATACAAAATTGAGCAAACATTGACCAAAGACCAGATTCTTGAACTTTACATGAATCAAATTTATTTAGGTCATAGATCATATGGTTTTGCAGCTGCAGCACGAACTTACTTTAACAAGTCCCTATCAGATATCACACTAGCAGAAGCTGCGGCCTTAGCTACAATCCCAAAATCTCCTTCCCGCACAAATCCACGCACTAATTTGAAAGCAGTAAAAATTAGACAAAAGTATGTCCTTGGTAGGATGGTTGAACTTGGATACATAACTCAAAAACAGATGGATGATGCCCTTAAGGAGCCCCTTGTTCCCCAGGTCGTCGAAGTTGAGCGTGATAAAAATTACACACTTTTTGGGCAGTACGTTTCTGAAACTGCCCGTCAGCTTATATATAGCATGTACGGGGAAAATACTTACGGTCGCGGTCTTAAAGTTGTGACTACGGTCAAATCTGATGACCAAAGAGCTGCTTATAAAGCTGTTCGAAATGGTGTTATGTCCTACACAAGACGTAAGCCTTATCCTGGCCCAGCAGGAAATATTGATTTGCCAGCTGGCGTAGAAAACGATCAAGATGCAATGGTCGATATTCTATCTAAGATGCATGAGGACTACCCAGATAATGACGAATTAATCGGTGCACTTGTGTTGAGTGCAAGTCCTAGCAAAGTTACTGTTATGCGTAATGTTGGAGAAGTTATTGAGTTAGAAAAGGACCAACTTAAAACTGTCCAAAGAGCCCTTAAATCAAATGCAGATTCTAAAGTCAGAATTAAACGAGGTTCAGTAGTTTATCTTGAACAAATCAAAGTTAAAGACGAATATCTGTGGAGCATTATTAACCTTCCTATCGTACAAGGGTCTTTAATTGCAATGGACCCTAAAGATGGTGCTATTAAGGCCATGATTGGTGGTTTTGATTTTACTCATGGTGGATTTAACAGAACTACACAGGCATGGCGTCAACCAGGCTCTACATTCAAACCTTTTGTTTATGCAGCCGCCATAGAAAAAGGATTAACTCCTGAGTCCAACATTTCCGATCAGCCTTTTGTACTCTCTGGACGTCAAACTGGAGGTAAGCCTTGGACACCTAAAAACTACGGTAATTCGTATACAGTGAGCCAAACGCTTCGCAGAGGTTTATATAAATCAAAAAACATGGTTTCCATACGTGTTCTTAAAATTGCAGGTGCGGATTACACTGCACAATTCTTAACTCGTATGGGTTTTGATATGAAGAATCAACCTCCTAAAGGTGCATACTTGACTATGGCTTTAGGTGCAGGTAGTGTTACTCCTCTTCAGATGGCTTCAAGCTACTCAATCTTCGCTAACGGCGGATATAGAATTAATCCATATCTAATCGATTATGTAGAGGATCTTAATGTACAGGAAACTGAACCTGTCATTATTATGAAAGCACGCCCTATCAAGGCTGGAGATGAAGCTAACAGAGCGATAGATGCTCGCACAGCTTGGATTATGAATAACTTATTGCACGGAGTAGCTACATCGGGTACCGGTGCTCGTGCTACTGCCATACTAAAACGCAGAGATTTACACGGAAAAACTGGTACTACTAACCGTTCCGTTGATGCTTGGTTTGTGGGATATACTCCTGAGTTAGTTGCGGTAACTTGGTTAGGATTTGATCAGCCCACACCACTAGGTAATCGCGAGACTGGTGGTGGTTTGGCTATGCCACTTTGGATTGACTTTATGCAAGTAGCACTTAAAGATATACCACAAGCTAAACCTACACCTAAACCTCAAGGCATAATTGAAGCAGGAGGAAATTATTATCTAAAAGAGTATCCTCCAGGAAAAGCAATTGCAAATGTAGGTGTGGACGGTCTTCCTACTACTCATTTAGTAGCACCCGTATTTACTTCTATAAGTACAAGACCTCAGGCACCTGACGGCATAGGCGATTTGATTAAATCAATTACTCCAAATTCAGGAAGTAGCAATTAA
- the lysA gene encoding diaminopimelate decarboxylase has protein sequence MLFKPVSSPFIAYKNDKLYIESLSVKEIQNRLSTESPFVLYSKKAIESAWDGYKNILGKYPNSLICYAVKANSNLSLLKLFVSLGAGFDIVSGGELKRCLEVGADTNKIIFSGVGKQSWEIKLALESGIKCFNVESEFELENIATIARELGLKARISLRVNPDIDARTHPYISTGLKENKFGIDFSRALDVYLYAASIDALEIVGIDCHIGSQILEIEPYLDAADRVIELIKQIRSHGIYLSHLDIGGGVGIRYSNENPIDIVCLRASIDAKLRSAGLEHMLVIMEPGRSLVGNSAILVAQVLGIKKTDYKNFAIINAGMNDLIRPSLYEAYHGVLPVQIRKGEATKYDIVGPICETGDWLAKDRKLVLQAGDLIAIESVGAYGTSMASNYNSRPFLAEYLVDDAELCMIRKAQGLEDIWRLEAELISRC, from the coding sequence ATGTTGTTTAAACCTGTATCAAGCCCATTTATAGCCTATAAAAATGATAAGCTTTACATCGAATCATTATCAGTAAAAGAAATTCAAAATAGACTTTCAACCGAGTCTCCTTTTGTTTTGTATTCTAAAAAAGCTATTGAAAGTGCTTGGGATGGGTACAAAAATATTCTTGGGAAGTATCCAAATTCTCTTATTTGCTATGCGGTAAAGGCTAATTCAAATCTTTCCCTACTTAAATTGTTTGTTAGTCTAGGAGCAGGTTTTGATATCGTTTCTGGTGGTGAACTTAAGCGATGTTTAGAGGTTGGTGCAGATACTAACAAAATAATTTTTTCAGGTGTTGGTAAGCAAAGTTGGGAAATTAAACTTGCATTAGAGAGTGGAATTAAATGTTTTAATGTTGAAAGTGAGTTTGAACTAGAAAACATTGCCACTATTGCAAGGGAACTAGGTTTAAAAGCTAGGATTTCATTGCGAGTCAATCCTGATATTGATGCACGCACACACCCATATATTTCTACTGGATTAAAAGAGAATAAGTTTGGTATTGATTTTTCTAGGGCTTTAGATGTTTATCTTTATGCTGCGTCTATTGATGCACTCGAGATTGTAGGTATTGACTGTCATATTGGGTCTCAGATTTTAGAAATAGAGCCGTATTTGGATGCGGCTGATAGAGTTATTGAATTGATAAAGCAAATTCGATCTCACGGAATTTACTTAAGTCATTTGGACATTGGTGGCGGGGTTGGTATACGTTATTCAAATGAAAATCCAATTGATATAGTATGCCTGAGAGCAAGCATTGATGCGAAATTAAGAAGTGCTGGTTTGGAGCATATGCTTGTTATTATGGAGCCTGGTCGTTCACTAGTAGGTAATTCTGCGATTCTTGTGGCACAAGTTTTAGGAATTAAAAAAACGGATTATAAGAATTTTGCCATTATCAATGCAGGTATGAATGATTTAATTCGACCAAGTTTGTATGAGGCATATCATGGTGTATTGCCAGTCCAGATTAGAAAGGGCGAAGCTACAAAATATGATATTGTGGGGCCGATTTGTGAAACGGGCGACTGGCTTGCAAAGGACCGTAAACTTGTATTGCAAGCTGGAGATCTGATAGCAATTGAGTCTGTAGGTGCGTATGGGACGTCAATGGCTAGCAATTACAATTCTAGACCATTTTTAGCTGAATATTTGGTCGATGATGCCGAGCTTTGCATGATACGCAAAGCTCAGGGTTTAGAGGATATTTGGAGGCTCGAGGCTGAGTTGATATCAAGATGTTAA
- the cyaY gene encoding iron donor protein CyaY, whose product MTESEFLILANNYLTSIETLAEKWIDADIDVDCTRQGNVLTLDFNGQQVVLNIQTPMKELWLASKSGAYHYTFDGSTWINTRAGKPDLNSELTQVCSSLSGEHLKI is encoded by the coding sequence ATGACCGAATCAGAATTTCTAATCCTAGCTAATAATTATCTTACAAGTATAGAAACTCTAGCCGAAAAATGGATAGATGCAGATATCGATGTGGACTGCACCCGTCAGGGAAACGTCTTGACGCTTGATTTTAACGGGCAACAAGTTGTACTAAATATCCAAACCCCTATGAAAGAGTTATGGTTAGCTTCCAAATCGGGTGCATATCACTATACATTCGATGGTTCTACATGGATAAATACAAGGGCTGGCAAACCCGACCTAAACTCAGAACTCACACAAGTGTGCTCAAGTCTGTCGGGCGAACACCTAAA